From Deltaproteobacteria bacterium, a single genomic window includes:
- the rfbB gene encoding dTDP-glucose 4,6-dehydratase, whose amino-acid sequence MTELSDALVVTGGAGFIGCNFVRTALAHGAPRVVVLDLLTYAGSLENLRGLLDDGRVAFVRGDIADPELVTRVYREHRPRAVVNFAAESHVDRSIDGPAPFLRTNVMGTFQLLDGARALLAGADAAARERFRFLHVSTDEVFGSLGPEGAFREDTPYAPNSPYSATKAAADHLVRAWRETYGVPTLITNCSNNYGPFQFPEKLIPLMLLTALEGGALPIYGDGGNVRDWLHVEDHCEGIWLALGRGRPGERYNIGGSNERTNLELVDLLCAELEAQRPARDNAALRSKGIADYAALRTFVADRPGHDRRYAIDSTRIRRELGWAPRHDLASGLRHTVRWYLENGDWCRAIQRERYQRQRLGLGDPASAGAGP is encoded by the coding sequence ATGACGGAGCTCAGCGACGCGCTGGTCGTGACCGGCGGCGCCGGCTTCATCGGCTGCAACTTCGTGCGCACCGCGCTGGCCCACGGCGCGCCCCGCGTGGTGGTGCTGGACCTGCTCACCTACGCCGGCAGCCTCGAGAACCTGCGCGGGCTGCTCGACGACGGGCGCGTCGCCTTCGTGCGCGGCGACATCGCCGATCCCGAGCTGGTGACGCGGGTCTATCGCGAGCACCGCCCGCGCGCAGTCGTGAACTTCGCCGCCGAGAGCCACGTCGACCGCTCGATCGACGGGCCGGCGCCGTTCCTGCGGACCAACGTGATGGGGACCTTCCAGCTCCTGGACGGCGCGCGCGCGCTGCTCGCCGGGGCCGACGCCGCGGCGCGCGAGCGCTTCCGCTTCCTGCACGTCTCGACCGACGAGGTCTTCGGCTCGCTCGGGCCCGAGGGCGCCTTCCGCGAGGACACGCCCTACGCCCCGAACTCGCCCTACTCCGCCACCAAGGCCGCCGCCGACCACCTGGTGCGCGCCTGGCGGGAGACCTACGGCGTGCCCACGCTGATCACCAACTGCTCCAACAACTACGGCCCCTTCCAGTTCCCCGAGAAGCTGATCCCGCTGATGCTGCTCACCGCGCTCGAGGGCGGCGCGCTGCCGATCTACGGCGACGGCGGCAACGTGCGCGACTGGCTGCACGTCGAGGACCACTGCGAGGGCATCTGGCTCGCGCTCGGGCGGGGCCGGCCGGGCGAGAGGTACAACATCGGCGGCAGCAACGAACGCACGAACCTCGAGCTCGTGGACCTCCTGTGCGCCGAGCTCGAGGCGCAGCGTCCAGCGCGCGACAACGCGGCCCTGCGCAGCAAGGGCATCGCCGACTACGCGGCGCTCCGCACCTTCGTCGCGGATCGGCCCGGGCACGACCGCCGCTACGCGATCGACTCGACCCGGATCCGCCGCGAGCTCGGCTGGGCGCCACGCCACGACCTGGCGAGCGGGCTGCGCCACACCGTGCGCTGGTACCTCGAGAACGGCGACTGGTGTCGGGCGATCCAGCGCGAGCGCTACCAGCGCCAGCGCCTCGGGCTCGGCGATCCGGCCTCTGCCGGCGCCGGCCCGTAG